From the genome of Mesorhizobium shangrilense:
CTGATCGTACTTGGCCTTGAGATCAGGATTGAAGCGCATGGCGAGGAGAGCAGGCATGTAGAGTGCCTGTCGGAGATTGGCCCGTCCGCCGCGGATGAATGCGCGGCCGGTCCATTGCCCTGATTGCCGAGTGACCGGCGCGAGGCCTGCGAGGGAAGCGGCCTGAGCCTGGCCGAGCGCGCCGAGTTCGGGCATGTC
Proteins encoded in this window:
- a CDS encoding transposase, with protein sequence DMPELGALGQAQAASLAGLAPVTRQSGQWTGRAFIRGGRANLRQALYMPALLAMRFNPDLKAKYDQLTAAGKPFKVAITAIMRRLILLANALLRDGRNWTQSLP